A window of the Thalassospira sp. TSL5-1 genome harbors these coding sequences:
- a CDS encoding bifunctional (p)ppGpp synthetase/guanosine-3',5'-bis(diphosphate) 3'-pyrophosphohydrolase, producing the protein MMRQYELVERVKAYDADAREALLNKAYVYATQKHGSQKRANGDPYFSHPIEVAGILTNYKLDCDTIITALLHDTIEDTDATPEEINKLFGPKILKLVDGVTKLTQIELKSADSKQAENLRKLLLAMSEDIRVLLVKLADRLHNMRTLHYISKPEKRARIAAETLDIYAPLAERIGMHDIKEELQELAFHHLNAEARNSIISRLETLRHKDDNVVARIVKELEEVISTDGPAVQIYGREKSPYSIWQKMQRKNITFGELSDIMAFRVMVDTMPQCYEVLGYLHAAYKVVPGRFKDYISTPKPNGYRSIHTTVIGPENHRIEVQIRTHEMHEVNELGVAAHWAYKQGGGPEKEGTQYRWLRDLLDIMEHASEPEEFLEHTKLAMFQDQVFCFSPKGDVIALPTGGTPVDFAYMIHTHIGDTCVGAKVNGAMVPLRTQLNNGDQVEIVTSKAQTPNPTWERFVVTGKARARIRRFIRQQQEDQYRDLGKAIVQKAFRQAGYDYSEKGLEGVLKIFKQPSVDALVAAVGAGHITGREVTNAVFPGTKDTQPPRKFVPADGKNTRKRDHAIPLKGLIPGMAVHYAGCCHPLPGDRIVGIVTTGKGVTIHTIDCDTLETFADQPERWLDVGWDNGGEPEHFVGRLGLTVSHESGALSAITSVIAKNHGNITNLRFVSRTLDFFEMLIDIDVVDVKHLTNIIAALRATPVVNTVERARG; encoded by the coding sequence ATGATGCGTCAATATGAACTGGTGGAACGGGTAAAGGCATATGATGCAGATGCACGCGAGGCACTGCTGAATAAAGCCTATGTGTATGCCACCCAAAAACACGGTTCTCAAAAGCGGGCCAACGGCGACCCGTATTTTTCGCATCCGATCGAGGTTGCCGGTATCCTGACGAACTATAAGCTGGATTGTGATACGATCATTACAGCGTTGTTGCATGATACCATCGAAGATACCGATGCAACGCCAGAAGAGATCAACAAGCTTTTTGGTCCCAAAATCCTCAAGCTGGTGGATGGTGTTACCAAGCTGACCCAGATTGAGCTGAAATCAGCTGATTCCAAGCAGGCCGAGAACTTGCGCAAGCTGTTGCTGGCGATGTCGGAGGATATTCGGGTCCTTTTGGTCAAGCTTGCTGACCGCCTGCATAATATGCGCACCCTGCATTATATTTCCAAACCGGAAAAACGTGCGAGGATTGCAGCCGAAACCCTTGATATTTATGCACCTTTGGCCGAACGCATCGGGATGCACGATATCAAGGAAGAATTGCAGGAGCTGGCGTTTCATCACCTGAATGCAGAGGCGCGCAATTCGATTATTTCCCGCCTGGAAACCTTGCGGCACAAAGACGACAATGTCGTCGCGCGCATCGTCAAGGAACTGGAAGAGGTTATTTCGACTGATGGCCCCGCTGTCCAGATTTATGGCCGGGAAAAAAGCCCGTATTCGATCTGGCAGAAAATGCAGCGTAAAAACATCACCTTTGGTGAGTTGTCAGACATTATGGCGTTTCGTGTCATGGTCGATACGATGCCGCAATGTTACGAGGTTCTGGGATATTTGCATGCGGCTTATAAGGTGGTGCCGGGCCGCTTCAAGGATTACATTTCCACCCCGAAACCAAACGGTTATCGTTCCATCCATACAACCGTCATTGGCCCTGAAAATCATCGTATTGAAGTGCAGATCAGAACGCACGAAATGCATGAAGTCAACGAGCTCGGGGTTGCGGCCCATTGGGCTTATAAACAAGGCGGTGGCCCGGAAAAGGAAGGCACGCAATATCGCTGGCTGCGTGATCTTCTGGATATTATGGAACATGCCTCGGAACCCGAAGAGTTTTTGGAACATACCAAATTGGCGATGTTTCAGGACCAGGTTTTCTGTTTCTCGCCCAAAGGAGACGTGATTGCGCTTCCAACGGGCGGTACGCCAGTTGACTTTGCCTATATGATTCATACCCATATCGGCGATACCTGTGTTGGGGCAAAGGTCAATGGGGCGATGGTACCGTTGCGCACCCAGCTTAATAACGGCGATCAGGTCGAGATTGTTACGTCAAAGGCGCAAACCCCGAATCCGACCTGGGAACGGTTTGTTGTTACCGGCAAGGCCCGCGCGCGTATCCGTCGCTTTATCCGTCAGCAGCAGGAAGACCAATATCGTGACCTGGGCAAAGCCATTGTGCAAAAAGCCTTCCGTCAGGCGGGATACGATTATTCGGAAAAGGGGCTGGAAGGCGTTTTAAAGATATTCAAGCAGCCATCCGTGGATGCGCTCGTTGCTGCCGTGGGCGCGGGGCACATTACCGGTCGGGAAGTCACCAATGCGGTTTTCCCCGGGACAAAGGATACGCAACCGCCCCGAAAATTTGTGCCGGCCGATGGTAAAAATACCCGCAAGCGTGATCATGCCATACCGTTAAAGGGGCTTATCCCGGGGATGGCTGTACATTATGCCGGTTGCTGCCATCCGCTACCGGGAGACAGGATTGTTGGGATTGTCACCACTGGTAAGGGGGTGACAATTCATACAATTGATTGTGACACACTCGAGACTTTTGCGGATCAACCCGAACGCTGGTTGGATGTCGGCTGGGATAATGGTGGCGAGCCGGAGCATTTTGTTGGGCGTTTGGGGTTGACGGTATCGCATGAATCGGGGGCCTTGTCGGCCATCACCAGCGTCATCGCAAAAAATCATGGCAACATTACCAACCTGCGGTTTGTCAGTCGGACGCTGGATTTTTTTGAAATGCTGATTGATATTGATGTTGTAGATGTCAAACATCTTACCAATATCATAGCTGCCCTGCGGGCAACACCGGTTGTCAATACAGTGGAGCGGGCGCGTGGTTGA
- the rpoZ gene encoding DNA-directed RNA polymerase subunit omega: MARVTVEDCVDKIPNRFELVMLAAQRARNISAGAELTVDRDNDKNPVVALREIAEVTVNFDDLRNGMIQGLQRHVETEEPEDVEDEFGPKLMAEAIEEFAPIAAASAPSEEDE, from the coding sequence ATGGCGCGCGTTACCGTCGAAGATTGCGTTGACAAGATTCCCAATCGCTTCGAGCTCGTGATGCTGGCAGCTCAGCGTGCACGCAACATTTCGGCAGGGGCAGAACTGACCGTTGATCGTGACAACGACAAGAATCCTGTTGTTGCCCTGCGCGAAATTGCCGAAGTCACCGTTAATTTTGATGACCTTCGCAACGGCATGATTCAAGGCCTTCAACGTCATGTTGAAACCGAAGAGCCCGAAGATGTTGAAGACGAATTCGGTCCCAAGCTGATGGCTGAGGCAATTGAAGAGTTTGCCCCGATTGCAGCGGCTTCCGCACCTTCGGAAGAAGATGAATAA
- the folK gene encoding 2-amino-4-hydroxy-6-hydroxymethyldihydropteridine diphosphokinase: protein MIFQPEVEKVEKASDAAVLIAVGANLPTERFGPPAAAVRAAVEALDGLAGLAVADVSSFYETAPVPISDQPWYVNAIIRAETTLPPHDLLAHLHEIEAGFGRVRIKRNEARVLDLDLVAYGRVEVSDEGGLVVPHPRLHDRAFVLLPLRDVAPDWVHPVLNKTVSELIDELPAGQEIRQMSDD from the coding sequence GTGATATTCCAGCCCGAAGTGGAAAAAGTTGAGAAAGCGTCTGATGCTGCCGTTCTGATTGCTGTGGGAGCAAATTTGCCGACGGAACGGTTTGGTCCGCCTGCTGCGGCTGTGCGTGCAGCGGTCGAGGCGCTGGACGGTTTGGCGGGCCTGGCTGTGGCAGACGTATCCTCATTTTATGAAACCGCGCCGGTACCGATTTCTGATCAGCCCTGGTATGTTAATGCCATCATCCGAGCTGAAACAACATTGCCGCCGCATGACCTGTTGGCCCATTTGCATGAAATCGAGGCGGGTTTTGGCCGGGTGCGGATTAAGCGCAATGAAGCGCGGGTTCTTGATCTTGATCTTGTTGCCTATGGCCGTGTTGAGGTGAGTGACGAAGGGGGGCTGGTTGTGCCGCATCCGCGATTGCACGATCGTGCCTTTGTTCTTTTGCCGTTGCGCGATGTGGCACCAGACTGGGTGCATCCGGTTTTGAACAAAACGGTGAGTGAGCTGATTGACGAATTACCCGCCGGGCAGGAAATCCGTCAGATGAGCGACGATTGA
- a CDS encoding NYN domain-containing protein gives MIFYPQERIGLFIDGSNLYAAARALGFDIDYKRLLDLFAQKGQLIRAFYYTALIEDQEYSPIRPLVDWLDYNGYTMVTKPTKEFTDAAGRRKIKGNMDIELAIDVMEMAQHLDHVVIFSGDGDFRRLVDAVQRKGVRVTVVSTVKSNPPMVADELRRQADNFIELTELEGTIARKVQQRRDDDHPDLGDIDDHPIHPNLDEIDFD, from the coding sequence ATGATTTTTTACCCGCAGGAACGGATCGGGCTGTTTATTGATGGCTCGAACTTGTATGCAGCGGCCCGTGCACTTGGTTTTGATATTGATTACAAACGCTTACTAGATCTTTTTGCCCAAAAAGGTCAACTTATTCGGGCTTTTTATTATACTGCTTTGATTGAAGATCAGGAATATTCGCCCATACGCCCGCTTGTCGACTGGCTCGATTATAACGGCTATACGATGGTGACAAAACCGACCAAAGAATTCACCGACGCGGCCGGACGACGCAAGATCAAGGGCAATATGGACATCGAACTTGCCATCGATGTCATGGAAATGGCCCAACACCTTGATCATGTTGTTATTTTCTCTGGTGATGGTGATTTCCGCCGTCTTGTTGATGCGGTTCAGCGCAAGGGCGTTCGCGTTACCGTTGTTTCAACAGTCAAATCAAACCCACCGATGGTGGCCGATGAATTGCGCCGCCAGGCCGACAATTTCATCGAGCTGACCGAACTTGAAGGTACCATCGCGCGAAAGGTACAACAGCGCCGGGATGATGATCATCCTGATTTGGGTGACATTGACGACCATCCGATTCATCCGAACCTGGACGAAATCGATTTCGATTGA
- a CDS encoding uracil-DNA glycosylase: MTEFLEPAKDCPLCPRLVEFRHANQAKFPEFYNGPVRPFGPLSACLLIVGLAPGLKGANATGRPFTGDYAGDLLYATLGKFGFAQGSYDKRPDDGLELIDCRITNAVKCVPPENKPTGPEANTCRPFLISEIAAMQNLKGILCLGQIAHQAMLKTFGIKLSAFKFAHGAQHRLENGLTLFDSYHCSRYNTQTYRLTPEMFENVFADIRTHLDC; the protein is encoded by the coding sequence ATGACTGAATTTTTAGAACCGGCAAAAGATTGCCCCTTATGCCCGCGTCTTGTTGAATTCCGTCATGCCAACCAGGCCAAATTTCCGGAATTTTACAATGGCCCTGTTCGGCCCTTTGGTCCTCTGTCTGCCTGCCTGCTGATCGTTGGATTGGCACCGGGCTTAAAGGGGGCAAACGCAACAGGACGGCCCTTTACCGGTGATTATGCCGGTGACCTGCTATATGCCACCCTGGGGAAGTTCGGCTTTGCCCAGGGATCATATGACAAACGCCCTGACGATGGCCTTGAATTGATCGATTGCCGCATCACCAATGCGGTCAAATGCGTGCCACCAGAAAACAAGCCGACAGGCCCCGAAGCAAATACCTGTCGGCCATTTCTGATCAGTGAAATTGCGGCCATGCAAAACCTCAAAGGCATTTTATGCCTGGGGCAAATCGCCCATCAGGCGATGCTCAAGACCTTTGGCATCAAACTTTCTGCGTTTAAATTTGCCCACGGCGCACAACATCGGCTGGAAAATGGTCTTACATTATTTGATAGCTATCACTGTTCGCGTTACAACACCCAAACCTATCGCCTGACACCAGAGATGTTTGAAAACGTCTTTGCCGACATCCGAACCCATCTGGATTGTTAA
- the recQ gene encoding DNA helicase RecQ, with protein sequence MSDPLLFNEFDFPTSTDAPAAKSPLEVLKDVFGYDSFRGLQADIIDNVIAGNDALVLMPTGGGKSLCYQIPALCRHGTAIVVSPLIALMKDQVDALTQLGIKAAYINSTLSPDLAREVEMRAIEGDIDLLYVAPERFATDRFLNLLDRISISLFAIDEAHCVSQWGHDFRPEYRKLDLLPTRFPHVPRIALTATADAPTRKDIAENLHLTEARCFLTGFDRPNITYRIETKGNSKQRLLSFLNREHPEDAGIVYCLSRRKTEDVAQWLTDNGRPALPYHAGLSQEMRQLHQDRFLREEGLIICATVAFGMGIDKPNVRFVAHLNLPKSMEAYYQETGRAGRDGLPANAWMNYDLSDIVSIRGMLAASDAPDAQKRIEQRKLDALIGLAETTKCRRQVILSYFGETDTKPCGNCDTCLEPVDTWDATDASRKALSAVYRTGQRFGPGHVIEVLMGRNTEKIRQNGHDKTTVYGLGKDIAQPQWRSVFRQLLAMGYLQVNEEGHGGVYLTEDSRPVLRGEKVVEMRLDASERKRATTQRLRDFDTFFEDESDREMWEALRRLRRELAQEQNVPPYVIFNDRTLSEMVKFKPRSLNEMAAINGVGAKKLDQYGLVFLDITDGRK encoded by the coding sequence TTGTCTGACCCGTTACTCTTTAACGAATTCGATTTCCCGACATCAACAGATGCCCCTGCGGCCAAGTCACCGCTAGAGGTTCTGAAGGATGTGTTCGGATATGACAGTTTCCGCGGGTTACAGGCCGACATTATCGACAATGTAATTGCAGGCAACGACGCCCTGGTTCTAATGCCAACGGGTGGCGGGAAATCGCTTTGTTATCAAATTCCGGCCTTATGTCGGCACGGGACAGCAATTGTCGTATCCCCCCTGATCGCGCTGATGAAAGACCAGGTTGATGCGCTAACACAATTGGGCATCAAGGCCGCCTATATTAATTCAACCCTGTCGCCTGATCTTGCCCGCGAGGTTGAAATGCGGGCGATAGAGGGTGATATTGATCTTCTTTATGTCGCGCCAGAGCGCTTTGCCACAGACCGCTTTTTGAACCTGCTGGATCGCATCAGCATTTCGCTGTTTGCCATCGACGAAGCCCATTGCGTTTCCCAGTGGGGGCATGATTTCAGGCCGGAATATCGCAAGCTTGACCTTTTACCGACACGCTTTCCACATGTGCCACGCATTGCGCTGACGGCAACTGCCGATGCTCCCACGCGCAAGGATATTGCCGAAAACCTGCATCTGACCGAAGCCCGCTGCTTTTTGACAGGGTTTGATCGGCCCAATATTACCTATCGCATTGAAACCAAGGGCAACAGCAAACAGCGCCTGCTGTCATTCCTCAACCGCGAGCATCCCGAGGATGCCGGTATTGTTTACTGCCTGTCGCGCCGCAAAACCGAAGATGTTGCGCAATGGCTGACCGATAATGGTCGCCCGGCCCTGCCCTATCATGCTGGTCTGTCACAGGAAATGCGTCAATTACATCAGGACCGTTTTTTACGTGAAGAAGGCCTGATCATTTGTGCAACCGTCGCCTTTGGCATGGGCATCGACAAACCGAATGTGCGGTTTGTTGCCCACCTGAACCTGCCCAAAAGCATGGAAGCCTATTATCAGGAAACCGGCCGCGCCGGGCGCGATGGCCTGCCTGCCAACGCCTGGATGAATTACGACCTCTCAGACATCGTCTCCATTCGCGGTATGCTGGCGGCGTCCGATGCACCCGATGCCCAGAAACGCATTGAACAACGCAAGCTCGATGCCCTGATCGGCCTGGCTGAAACCACGAAATGTCGTCGGCAGGTTATTTTGTCCTATTTCGGCGAGACCGACACCAAACCTTGTGGCAATTGCGACACCTGCCTGGAACCCGTTGACACATGGGATGCCACTGATGCGTCTCGCAAGGCCCTGTCAGCAGTTTATCGCACCGGACAACGATTTGGCCCTGGCCATGTCATCGAAGTGTTGATGGGCCGTAATACCGAAAAAATCCGCCAAAATGGCCATGATAAAACCACTGTGTATGGATTGGGCAAGGACATCGCCCAGCCACAATGGCGGTCGGTTTTTCGCCAGCTGCTGGCAATGGGTTATTTGCAGGTCAATGAAGAAGGCCATGGCGGCGTATACTTAACCGAAGACTCCCGTCCGGTGCTGCGTGGTGAAAAGGTCGTTGAAATGCGGCTTGATGCCAGCGAACGTAAACGTGCCACAACACAACGCCTGCGAGATTTTGATACCTTTTTCGAGGACGAAAGCGACCGCGAAATGTGGGAGGCCCTAAGGCGGCTAAGGCGCGAACTAGCACAGGAACAAAATGTGCCGCCCTATGTCATTTTTAATGACCGGACACTTTCCGAAATGGTGAAATTCAAGCCGCGCAGCTTAAACGAAATGGCCGCCATTAATGGTGTTGGCGCCAAAAAGCTGGATCAATACGGGCTTGTCTTTCTCGACATTACCGATGGGCGCAAATAG
- a CDS encoding glutathione peroxidase, which translates to MTSAHDFNFQSIDGGELPLKSFAGKAVLIVNTASFCGFTPQYDGLESLWQKRQNEGLVVLGVPSGDFGGQEYKDNQEIADFCTTSFNIDFPMTTRQSVRGEAAHPFYKWARDELGPEQAPKWNFHKYLVGRDGQLLASFSSAVTPGDEKLQQAITDALSKKQ; encoded by the coding sequence ATGACAAGTGCCCATGATTTTAACTTTCAGTCTATCGATGGCGGAGAACTGCCGTTGAAATCTTTTGCCGGCAAGGCGGTGTTGATTGTGAATACGGCCTCCTTTTGTGGTTTCACACCTCAATATGACGGGTTGGAAAGCCTTTGGCAGAAACGCCAGAATGAAGGGCTTGTCGTGTTAGGCGTGCCGTCTGGTGATTTTGGCGGGCAGGAATACAAAGATAATCAGGAAATTGCCGATTTCTGTACCACCAGCTTTAACATCGATTTTCCCATGACCACGCGCCAGTCTGTTCGCGGGGAGGCAGCACATCCGTTTTATAAATGGGCGCGGGATGAGCTTGGCCCGGAACAGGCACCAAAATGGAATTTTCACAAATATCTGGTTGGGCGGGATGGTCAGTTATTGGCGAGTTTTTCAAGTGCCGTGACCCCGGGTGATGAAAAACTGCAACAGGCGATTACGGATGCCCTGTCAAAAAAGCAGTGA
- a CDS encoding sulfite oxidase-like oxidoreductase, translating into MTETFSGAIREKLIAAKQQWAEKGRLLTGKQDVNRENRLPPGQREVKDWPVLDLGITPHVDPSSWALSIGGEVENPVSLTMLQFLDLPAFYDQSDIHCVTSWSRYDNHWQGVSALELARLVRPTDKAKYVLFTAHDGYTTNVTREQFLDEDVLLAHHWQDKPLTDEHGGPVRVIIPKLYFWKSAKWVREITFSATDKPGFWETRGYHNNAAPWTEQRYS; encoded by the coding sequence ATGACCGAAACATTCTCGGGTGCCATTCGTGAAAAGCTGATTGCTGCCAAGCAGCAATGGGCAGAAAAAGGGCGCCTGTTAACCGGAAAACAGGATGTCAATCGCGAGAACCGTTTGCCGCCCGGCCAGCGCGAGGTCAAGGACTGGCCGGTGCTTGATCTTGGGATTACGCCGCATGTCGATCCGTCAAGTTGGGCGTTGTCAATTGGCGGTGAAGTGGAAAATCCGGTTTCCCTGACAATGTTACAGTTCCTCGATTTGCCAGCCTTTTATGATCAAAGCGATATTCATTGTGTCACATCCTGGTCGCGTTACGATAACCACTGGCAGGGTGTTTCTGCTTTGGAACTGGCCCGGCTGGTGCGCCCGACAGATAAAGCAAAATATGTGCTGTTTACCGCCCATGATGGTTACACAACCAATGTAACACGCGAGCAATTTCTAGATGAGGATGTGTTACTGGCACATCACTGGCAGGATAAGCCCCTTACCGACGAACATGGCGGCCCGGTGCGCGTGATTATTCCGAAGTTATATTTTTGGAAAAGCGCAAAGTGGGTCCGCGAAATTACTTTTTCTGCCACCGACAAGCCGGGTTTCTGGGAAACGCGCGGGTATCACAATAATGCAGCCCCCTGGACTGAACAAAGATATAGCTGA
- the smpB gene encoding SsrA-binding protein SmpB: MAAKKENSNNKLVAQNRRARFDYFLLETFEAGLALRGTEVKSLREGKGNIQESYAEPKNGEVWLINAYIPEYQSKMPFGHEERRPRKLLLHKREIAKMSDAVNKKGTTLVPVKIYFNDRGIAKLELAIAEGKRKADKRDAIKERDWQRDKARILRDHG, encoded by the coding sequence ATGGCTGCAAAAAAAGAGAACAGCAACAATAAGTTGGTGGCGCAAAATCGCCGGGCTCGTTTTGATTATTTCCTGTTGGAAACATTCGAGGCGGGGCTGGCCTTGCGTGGTACCGAAGTGAAATCGCTTCGTGAAGGCAAGGGGAACATTCAGGAATCCTATGCCGAACCGAAGAATGGGGAAGTGTGGCTGATCAATGCCTATATCCCCGAATACCAAAGTAAGATGCCCTTTGGGCATGAAGAGCGACGCCCGCGTAAATTGCTGCTGCATAAACGTGAAATCGCCAAGATGTCGGATGCCGTCAATAAAAAGGGCACGACATTGGTGCCGGTGAAAATTTATTTCAATGATCGCGGAATTGCCAAGCTGGAACTTGCCATTGCCGAAGGTAAACGCAAGGCAGATAAACGCGATGCCATCAAGGAACGTGATTGGCAACGCGACAAGGCCCGTATTCTTCGCGATCATGGATAA
- the dapA gene encoding 4-hydroxy-tetrahydrodipicolinate synthase, which yields MFKGSITALITPFTTDGVIDEKAFQSFVDWQIKQGTTGVVPVGTTGESPTLSHAEHHRVVELALEVAKGRVPVIAGTGSNSTVEAVSLTRHAQNAGADAALVVTPYYNKPTQAGLLAHYKAIHDSTDIPIIIYNIPGRSVIDMTVATMAELAKLPRIVGVKDATSDPERPAMMRIAAGPDFCQLSGEDGSIVPFLAQGGHGCISVTANIAPRLCADLHNAWRDGNIAKVQELNYRLMPVHKAMFCEANPGPVKYAASLLGLCTAQMRLPMVEIADDSKRRVETALKSAGILS from the coding sequence ATGTTTAAAGGTTCGATTACCGCTTTGATTACACCGTTCACCACGGACGGAGTGATCGATGAAAAAGCGTTCCAGTCTTTTGTGGATTGGCAGATAAAACAGGGCACGACCGGTGTGGTGCCGGTCGGAACCACGGGCGAATCCCCAACGCTGAGCCATGCAGAGCATCATCGCGTTGTTGAACTGGCACTTGAAGTTGCAAAAGGGCGTGTCCCGGTGATTGCGGGAACGGGGTCAAACTCGACGGTTGAGGCTGTCTCGCTGACGCGCCATGCGCAAAATGCCGGTGCCGATGCGGCCCTTGTTGTGACGCCGTATTATAACAAGCCAACCCAGGCTGGCCTGTTGGCACATTATAAGGCCATTCACGATTCGACCGATATTCCGATTATTATTTATAATATTCCGGGCCGGTCGGTGATTGATATGACCGTTGCAACAATGGCCGAACTGGCGAAATTGCCGCGTATTGTTGGGGTGAAGGATGCAACCAGTGATCCGGAACGCCCGGCCATGATGCGTATCGCTGCCGGGCCTGATTTTTGCCAGCTCTCTGGCGAGGATGGGTCTATTGTGCCGTTTCTGGCACAGGGTGGTCATGGCTGTATCTCTGTTACCGCCAATATTGCACCGCGTTTGTGCGCTGATTTGCATAATGCCTGGCGTGACGGGAACATCGCCAAGGTTCAGGAGTTGAACTATCGACTGATGCCGGTTCATAAGGCGATGTTCTGCGAGGCCAATCCTGGTCCGGTCAAATATGCGGCATCGCTTCTGGGGCTTTGCACGGCGCAAATGCGCCTGCCGATGGTTGAAATTGCCGACGACTCCAAACGGCGCGTTGAAACCGCACTGAAATCAGCCGGTATTCTTTCCTGA